Proteins found in one Prochlorothrix hollandica PCC 9006 = CALU 1027 genomic segment:
- a CDS encoding Rpn family recombination-promoting nuclease/putative transposase, producing MRFLDPKTDFAFKKIFGSAESKPILIEFLNALVYDSQPIVQDLEILDPYQAPQLQGVKDTFLDVKAQLADGTMVLIEMQVLNPLDFNKRVLYNVAKAYSLQLQRGQGYSRLRPVIGLTITDFVLFPERDRFLSHYQLLDREDGLPYGDDIELVFVELPKFAKSLGDLETLTDLWTFFLQQAGDLEEIPPPLDSSPNLDHAFHIAETVNLSVEEFDLLEKQAFRVEDGRNVVRRALLEGLQQGRTEGEQQRSRDIARSLLGLLPPGTIAEKTGLTVAEVEALAAADAAAGT from the coding sequence ATGCGCTTTCTTGACCCTAAAACTGACTTTGCCTTTAAAAAGATCTTTGGTTCAGCCGAAAGCAAGCCTATTCTGATTGAGTTTCTTAATGCCTTGGTCTATGACAGCCAACCGATCGTCCAGGACTTAGAAATCCTCGACCCCTACCAAGCCCCCCAACTCCAGGGTGTGAAAGACACCTTTCTGGACGTGAAAGCCCAGCTAGCGGACGGGACAATGGTGTTGATCGAGATGCAGGTGTTGAATCCCCTGGATTTTAACAAGCGCGTCCTCTACAACGTGGCTAAAGCCTACTCCCTGCAACTGCAACGGGGCCAGGGCTATAGCCGCCTGCGTCCGGTCATTGGCCTGACCATTACGGACTTTGTGCTGTTTCCAGAGCGCGATCGCTTTCTCTCCCATTACCAGTTACTCGATCGAGAAGACGGCCTACCCTATGGTGATGATATAGAACTAGTCTTTGTGGAATTACCCAAATTTGCCAAGTCCCTAGGCGATCTGGAGACCCTCACGGATCTTTGGACATTTTTTCTTCAGCAAGCCGGTGATTTAGAGGAAATTCCACCCCCTTTGGATTCTAGTCCCAACCTGGATCATGCGTTTCACATTGCCGAGACTGTAAACTTGAGTGTTGAGGAATTTGACCTGCTGGAGAAGCAAGCCTTTAGGGTAGAAGACGGTCGGAATGTGGTGCGGCGGGCGCTCCTGGAAGGGCTGCAACAGGGGCGCACGGAGGGGGAACAGCAGCGGAGTCGGGACATAGCCCGATCGCTCCTCGGACTGTTACCCCCAGGGACGATCGCCGAGAAGACAGGACTAACGGTGGCGGAGGTGGAGGCGCTGGCGGCGGCAGATGCAGCAGCGGGAACCTGA
- a CDS encoding ThiF family adenylyltransferase translates to MALPQNLTICFSKRALRDIERNIAQPQPEQGGALLGPIGQPLISHLIPDPAARTTGASYFPSDQLTSKVQEMERYHNLEFKGIIHSHPGSLDRLSGPDEEALAEGLRINPHMDYFIAPIVTRKGFFSGALGEHELDLGQTKLSCYMGYNRGSRIEISPVPVQTVRAAMPDRPEPTTTLAPSAPASHSPSFAFSRFEQHLKQAVKHLNLMEDPRFFPLVQDGVDLRGSTVQVEGGLELLFMAGGGYPVAAPVLLATLEDGNTEQLQMPWSLEVPAAERLTRAMKDLLSGSGPYRKGYGVILGKSALTDNPERAAIAGWSGRFVAEDPAVIQAQVREGLFARSQGLLSQHIRQKRVLIAGAGSVGSYMAEQLVRQGVEQITLIDPDGVELANLNRSSYDLADVGRTKVDALACRLLNINPGVEITRSPLDLFDHDPETLASWIEAADLVIGTTDQPKAQQALNRYAHGLGTTALYVGLYDGAQGGEVLLVIPEKTPCYACAAATRQGFQEVSSSVDYGTGRVSGEMALVADIHHVASGAVKLALALLLPPEAEANLKAFVEPLLESGQTFLTFSMVPNYWFYPQLLGQVPGQFAYQSVCLTPEKSDTCPVCGAPEHRIDPRSIPLKAPAVTDLRAVLAEAS, encoded by the coding sequence ATGGCTTTACCGCAAAATCTAACGATCTGCTTCAGCAAGCGAGCCTTACGCGATATTGAACGCAATATTGCCCAACCCCAACCGGAGCAGGGGGGTGCTTTGCTGGGGCCGATCGGCCAACCCCTGATCTCCCATCTGATTCCCGATCCCGCCGCCCGCACCACTGGAGCCAGCTACTTCCCCTCGGATCAGCTCACCAGCAAAGTCCAGGAGATGGAACGATACCATAACCTGGAGTTTAAGGGCATTATCCACTCCCATCCCGGTAGCCTCGATCGACTGTCTGGACCCGATGAAGAAGCCCTAGCCGAAGGGTTGCGCATTAATCCCCACATGGATTACTTTATTGCACCGATCGTCACCCGCAAAGGCTTCTTTTCAGGGGCATTAGGGGAGCATGAGCTGGATTTAGGGCAAACCAAGCTGTCCTGCTACATGGGCTATAACCGGGGTTCACGGATCGAGATCAGCCCGGTGCCCGTCCAGACAGTACGGGCTGCGATGCCCGATCGCCCCGAACCCACCACCACCCTAGCCCCTTCTGCCCCCGCCAGCCACTCCCCTAGCTTTGCTTTCTCGCGCTTTGAGCAGCACCTTAAGCAAGCAGTGAAACATCTGAATCTGATGGAAGATCCCCGATTCTTTCCCCTAGTACAGGACGGGGTAGACCTGCGAGGGTCCACGGTTCAGGTTGAAGGCGGGCTGGAGTTGCTGTTTATGGCGGGAGGCGGCTATCCTGTGGCAGCGCCGGTTCTGTTGGCGACGCTGGAGGATGGTAACACTGAACAACTGCAAATGCCCTGGTCCCTGGAAGTTCCGGCGGCGGAGCGACTGACACGGGCCATGAAGGACTTGCTGAGTGGCAGTGGTCCCTACCGCAAGGGATACGGTGTGATTTTGGGAAAGTCCGCATTGACCGACAATCCAGAGCGAGCCGCGATCGCTGGGTGGTCTGGTCGGTTCGTCGCTGAAGATCCCGCCGTGATCCAAGCCCAGGTACGCGAGGGTTTATTTGCCCGAAGCCAGGGACTCCTGAGCCAGCACATTCGCCAAAAACGGGTTCTCATTGCGGGGGCTGGCTCCGTTGGTTCCTATATGGCGGAACAGTTGGTGCGGCAGGGGGTGGAACAGATTACCCTCATTGACCCCGATGGGGTGGAACTGGCCAACCTCAACCGCAGCAGTTACGACCTGGCTGATGTGGGCCGCACTAAGGTAGATGCCCTGGCCTGTCGCTTGCTGAACATTAATCCAGGGGTGGAAATCACCCGATCGCCCTTGGATCTCTTTGATCACGACCCGGAAACCCTGGCCAGTTGGATTGAAGCTGCCGATCTGGTCATTGGCACCACCGATCAGCCCAAGGCCCAACAAGCCCTCAACCGCTATGCCCATGGCTTGGGGACAACAGCCCTCTATGTCGGTCTCTATGACGGTGCCCAGGGGGGTGAGGTGTTGCTGGTGATACCGGAGAAAACGCCCTGTTATGCCTGTGCGGCGGCGACGCGCCAAGGGTTCCAGGAGGTGTCGAGTTCAGTGGACTACGGCACAGGCCGAGTCAGTGGGGAGATGGCTCTGGTGGCGGATATTCACCATGTGGCCAGTGGGGCGGTGAAGTTGGCGTTGGCGCTGCTGTTGCCGCCGGAGGCAGAGGCGAATCTCAAGGCTTTTGTGGAGCCGTTGTTGGAGTCGGGCCAAACGTTTCTGACGTTTTCCATGGTGCCGAATTACTGGTTCTATCCCCAGTTGCTGGGGCAGGTGCCGGGGCAGTTTGCTTATCAAAGTGTCTGTCTCACGCCGGAGAAGTCGGACACTTGCCCGGTCTGCGGTGCCCCAGAGCATCGGATCGATCCCCGATCGATTCCCCTTAAAGCTCCAGCCGTGACGGATCTGCGGGCGGTGCTGGCGGAGGCTTCCTAG
- a CDS encoding Rpn family recombination-promoting nuclease/putative transposase, protein MRFLDPKTDFAFKKIFGSAESKPILIEFLNALVYDSQPIVQDLEILDPYQAPQLQGVKDTFLDVKAQLADGTMVLIEMQVLNPLDFNKRVLYNVAKAYSLQLQRGQGYSRLRPVIGLTITDFVLFPERDRFLSHYQLLDREDGLPYGDDIELVFVELPKFAKSLGDLETLTDLWTFFLQQAGDLEEIPPPLDSSPNLDHAFHIAETVNLSMEEFDLLEKQAFRVEDGRNVVRRALLEGLQQGREEGREEGREAGIQESRREIARSLLGLLPAAVIAERTGLTVAEVEALAAADAAAGT, encoded by the coding sequence ATGCGCTTTCTTGACCCTAAAACTGACTTTGCCTTCAAAAAAATCTTTGGTTCAGCGGAAAGCAAGCCTATTCTGATTGAGTTTCTCAACGCCTTGGTCTATGACAGCCAACCGATCGTCCAAGACTTAGAGATCCTCGACCCCTACCAAGCACCCCAACTCCAGGGCGTAAAAGACACCTTTCTCGACGTGAAAGCCCAGCTAGCGGACGGAACCATGGTGTTGATCGAAATGCAGGTCTTAAACCCCCTGGACTTTAATAAACGGGTTCTCTATAACGTAGCCAAAGCCTACTCCCTGCAACTGCAACGGGGTCAGGGCTACAGTCGCCTGCGTCCAGTGATTGGCCTGACCATTACGGACTTTGTGCTGTTTCCCGAACGCGATCGCTTTCTCTCCCATTATCAGTTGCTCGATCGAGAAGACGGCCTACCCTACGGTGATGACATAGAACTAGTCTTTGTGGAATTACCCAAATTTGCCAAGTCCCTAGGCGATCTGGAGACCCTCACGGATCTCTGGACATTCTTTCTTCAGCAAGCCGGTGATCTAGAAGAAATACCACCCCCTTTGGACTCCAGTCCCAACCTGGATCATGCGTTTCACATTGCCGAGACCGTCAACTTGAGCATGGAGGAATTTGATCTGCTGGAGAAGCAAGCCTTCCGGGTGGAAGACGGTCGCAATGTGGTGCGGCGGGCGCTCCTGGAAGGGCTGCAACAGGGGCGCGAGGAAGGCCGCGAAGAAGGCCGAGAAGCGGGAATTCAGGAAAGTCGGCGGGAGATTGCCCGATCGCTCCTTGGACTGTTACCGGCGGCGGTGATTGCAGAGCGGACGGGGCTGACGGTGGCGGAGGTGGAAGCGCTGGCGGCGGCAGATGCAGCAGCGGGCACCTGA